A stretch of Ligilactobacillus faecis DNA encodes these proteins:
- the acpP gene encoding acyl carrier protein, giving the protein MNENEILEKITAIIEERFDVTADAVQKETSFKDDLDADSIELVEFVLELEDTFGAEISDEDAEKIETVGDAVDYIAAHQA; this is encoded by the coding sequence ATGAATGAAAATGAAATTTTAGAAAAGATCACAGCGATCATCGAAGAACGTTTTGACGTTACTGCTGATGCAGTCCAAAAAGAAACAAGTTTTAAAGATGACTTAGATGCAGACTCGATCGAATTGGTCGAATTTGTCCTCGAACTAGAAGATACATTTGGAGCTGAGATCTCTGATGAAGATGCTGAAAAGATCGAAACCGTAGGCGATGCAGTTGACTACATCGCAGCTCATCAAGCTTAA
- a CDS encoding thiamine diphosphokinase has translation MELNILTGGPVEFLPPDILKKAKADTWIGVDHGAVYLAQHGIRPLFSIGDFDSATPKEQALVRKFSHKLITAIPEKDQTDTELALLECELTYSPERINVYGATGGRLDHFLANLLSVLNIDFPKLVEKVCFIDRQNLITFYLPGEHELRKAPEMKYLAFIPLTAVTGLTLSDEKYRLTDQKTAGPLAYISNEFLGSTAHFKFTSGVVCVIQSRD, from the coding sequence ATGGAACTCAATATTTTGACTGGAGGCCCTGTTGAATTTTTACCGCCTGATATTTTAAAAAAAGCTAAAGCTGATACATGGATCGGTGTTGATCATGGGGCTGTCTATTTAGCTCAACATGGGATCAGACCACTTTTTTCGATCGGTGATTTTGACTCGGCGACGCCTAAAGAACAAGCATTAGTTCGTAAGTTTAGTCATAAGCTCATTACAGCTATTCCAGAAAAAGATCAAACTGATACAGAGCTTGCTTTATTAGAGTGTGAGCTTACTTATAGCCCAGAAAGGATCAATGTTTATGGCGCAACAGGAGGACGTTTAGATCATTTTTTAGCGAACTTACTAAGTGTTTTAAACATAGATTTCCCTAAATTGGTCGAAAAAGTCTGTTTTATCGATCGCCAAAATTTGATCACATTTTATTTGCCAGGAGAACATGAGTTGAGAAAAGCGCCTGAAATGAAGTATCTGGCTTTTATCCCATTGACGGCAGTAACAGGTTTGACTTTGAGTGATGAGAAATATCGGTTGACCGATCAAAAAACTGCAGGACCACTCGCTTATATCAGTAATGAATTTTTAGGTTCGACCGCTCATTTTAAGTTTACAAGTGGAGTAGTTTGTGTGATCCAAAGTCGTGATTAA
- a CDS encoding DAK2 domain-containing protein, which translates to MKVEKITETEFRKMILISSKRLNNNAEFINSLNVFPVPDGDTGTNMSLSFASGEKYVSESTATSVGELANSLAKGLLMGARGNSGVILSQVFRGFSKSVAKKESLNAKELAGALQGGVETAYKAVMKPQEGTILTVARKAAEAALKTATKTDDVVEVMKATYEAAKAALETTPELLPVLKEVGVVDSGGQGLTFVYQGFYDALAGNERTEEIHTPSPVEMDEMVNAEHHKSAQSQLHTEDIQFGYCTEIMVRLGAGRLVEKEFDYDEFRGYLAQIGDSLLVIADDEVVKVHVHTEHPGQVLSYGQKYGSLIKVKVDNMRLQHETILEKDEDERVAENINEKNEPKEYGIIAIASGDGIADIFKHLGVTHIINGGQTMNPSTKDIVEAIEKTNAKKVIILPNNKNIFLAAQQAAEVSEAEVEVVLSKTIAQGMSAMLGFSEAATLAENKEAMTAELDEVLSGQVTVAVRDTTIEGREIKKDDYMGIIDGKITVTGPDRKQVALEMTKEMLDEDSEIVTIIYGQEGSAAEAEEIAATLEKLDPDLELEIHSGGQPVYPYLISVE; encoded by the coding sequence GTGAAAGTTGAGAAGATAACTGAGACAGAATTTCGAAAGATGATCTTGATCAGTTCTAAGAGATTAAATAATAATGCTGAATTCATCAACTCATTGAATGTTTTTCCAGTGCCAGATGGTGATACAGGAACGAATATGAGTCTATCATTTGCAAGCGGGGAAAAATACGTTTCCGAATCAACAGCAACAAGTGTTGGCGAGTTAGCAAATTCATTAGCTAAAGGGTTGTTGATGGGAGCACGTGGAAACTCAGGTGTTATTTTGTCCCAAGTTTTCCGAGGATTTTCTAAAAGTGTCGCTAAAAAAGAAAGTTTGAACGCTAAAGAACTTGCAGGTGCTTTGCAAGGTGGGGTCGAGACAGCTTATAAGGCCGTCATGAAGCCTCAAGAAGGGACGATCTTGACAGTTGCGCGCAAGGCAGCTGAAGCAGCTTTAAAGACGGCTACTAAAACGGATGATGTCGTTGAAGTTATGAAAGCCACTTATGAAGCAGCAAAAGCAGCTTTAGAAACGACGCCAGAATTATTACCTGTTTTAAAAGAGGTCGGTGTCGTTGACTCTGGTGGTCAAGGTTTGACTTTTGTTTACCAAGGATTTTATGATGCACTGGCTGGAAATGAGCGGACTGAAGAAATACACACCCCAAGTCCAGTTGAAATGGATGAGATGGTCAATGCTGAACACCATAAGAGTGCGCAAAGCCAATTACACACCGAAGATATCCAATTTGGCTATTGTACTGAGATCATGGTCCGCTTAGGCGCAGGGCGTTTAGTCGAAAAAGAATTTGATTATGATGAATTCCGAGGGTATTTAGCTCAGATCGGGGATTCTTTATTAGTGATCGCCGATGATGAAGTTGTTAAAGTTCATGTGCATACTGAACATCCTGGGCAAGTTCTTTCATATGGACAAAAATATGGTTCTTTGATCAAAGTCAAAGTCGACAATATGCGCTTGCAACATGAAACGATCTTAGAAAAAGATGAAGATGAACGGGTCGCTGAAAATATTAACGAAAAAAATGAACCAAAAGAATACGGGATCATTGCGATCGCATCTGGCGATGGAATCGCTGATATCTTCAAACATTTAGGGGTAACGCATATCATCAACGGTGGACAAACGATGAATCCAAGTACAAAAGATATCGTTGAAGCTATCGAAAAGACTAATGCTAAAAAAGTGATCATTTTACCAAATAATAAAAACATCTTCTTAGCAGCCCAACAAGCAGCTGAAGTCTCGGAGGCTGAAGTTGAAGTCGTTTTAAGTAAGACGATCGCCCAAGGGATGAGTGCAATGCTTGGTTTTAGCGAAGCAGCAACACTAGCTGAAAATAAAGAAGCGATGACTGCTGAACTTGATGAAGTTCTTTCAGGTCAAGTTACGGTCGCAGTGCGTGATACGACGATCGAAGGTCGTGAGATCAAAAAAGATGATTATATGGGGATCATTGATGGTAAGATCACAGTTACTGGTCCAGATCGTAAGCAAGTTGCGCTTGAGATGACAAAAGAGATGCTCGATGAAGATAGTGAGATCGTAACGATCATTTATGGTCAAGAAGGTTCAGCAGCTGAAGCAGAAGAGATCGCAGCAACTTTAGAAAAACTCGATCCTGACCTTGAACTTGAGATCCATTCTGGGGGACAACCAGTTTATCCATATTTGATCTCGGTCGAATAA
- the rsgA gene encoding ribosome small subunit-dependent GTPase A, giving the protein MVKGQIRQSLSGYYDVVTATGEEYRTRARGNFRKKKQTPLVGDQVEFKAEKSDEGYILEIYPRKNELIRPPMANLDTAIVVTACVQPDFSSNLLDRQLVMLEAKQIAPVLYFSKVDLLTEEQLEKIQALTAYYHKYYPVYLGGRQNEQSVAKKILSDLDHQVIVVMGQTGAGKSTLLNHLDPSLQLETGEISKALSRGRHTTRKVSLLPIGDNLLADTPGFSSFELREITKEELPLLFPDFVAFQAGCRFRGCLHLNEPGCAVKEAVAAGEILTSRYENYRQFHTAIVERKPKYR; this is encoded by the coding sequence TTGGTAAAGGGACAGATCAGACAATCGTTGAGTGGTTATTACGATGTAGTAACTGCAACGGGAGAAGAATATCGCACGCGAGCTCGGGGCAATTTCCGTAAGAAAAAGCAAACACCACTTGTTGGTGATCAAGTTGAATTTAAAGCTGAAAAAAGCGATGAAGGCTATATATTGGAGATCTATCCACGTAAAAATGAACTTATTCGCCCTCCGATGGCTAACCTTGATACGGCGATCGTTGTCACAGCTTGTGTGCAGCCTGATTTTTCAAGTAACTTATTGGATCGGCAGTTGGTGATGTTAGAAGCAAAGCAGATCGCACCAGTACTTTATTTTTCAAAAGTTGATCTATTGACTGAAGAGCAATTGGAAAAAATACAGGCGCTCACAGCTTACTATCACAAATATTATCCTGTTTATCTTGGAGGAAGACAAAATGAACAAAGTGTTGCTAAGAAGATCCTCTCTGACTTAGACCACCAAGTGATCGTTGTGATGGGCCAAACTGGTGCTGGGAAATCGACATTATTAAATCATTTAGATCCAAGTTTACAACTTGAAACTGGCGAGATCTCTAAAGCTCTCAGTCGTGGACGGCATACGACAAGAAAGGTCTCATTGCTTCCGATCGGGGATAATTTACTCGCTGATACACCAGGCTTTTCTTCTTTTGAATTGCGTGAGATCACTAAAGAAGAATTACCGCTACTTTTCCCTGACTTTGTAGCCTTTCAAGCGGGCTGTCGCTTTAGAGGTTGTTTACATTTGAACGAGCCAGGTTGTGCTGTCAAAGAAGCAGTTGCAGCAGGTGAGATCTTAACTAGTCGGTATGAGAACTATCGCCAATTCCATACGGCGATCGTTGAACGAAAGCCTAAATATCGTTGA
- the rpe gene encoding ribulose-phosphate 3-epimerase produces the protein MKIAPSILSADFANLAHDVAIVEQAGVEYLHIDIMDGHFVENLTFGANVVKALRKHSKLVFDCHLMVETPEKYIAELAMAGADLIGVHIEATPHIHRVLSQIKEAGVKAEVVINPGTPLTALMEILPLVDQVLVMTVDPGFGGQAFIESTVSKVARLAQLKQEAGLDFEIEVDGGINAETIEQVAKAGATVAVAGSYIFNASDPVEQIKLLKQGAKG, from the coding sequence ATGAAAATAGCACCATCGATCTTAAGTGCAGATTTTGCAAATTTGGCTCACGATGTTGCCATTGTTGAGCAAGCAGGTGTTGAATATTTACACATTGATATTATGGATGGACATTTTGTCGAAAATCTAACGTTTGGCGCTAATGTTGTCAAGGCGTTACGAAAGCATTCTAAATTAGTGTTTGATTGTCATCTGATGGTCGAAACACCAGAGAAATATATTGCAGAATTAGCTATGGCTGGAGCCGATTTGATCGGAGTACACATCGAAGCTACTCCTCATATCCATCGAGTACTCAGTCAGATCAAAGAAGCTGGTGTCAAAGCAGAAGTCGTTATCAATCCAGGAACACCATTGACAGCGCTCATGGAAATCTTGCCACTAGTTGATCAAGTTTTAGTGATGACTGTTGATCCAGGTTTTGGTGGTCAAGCCTTTATCGAATCTACTGTTTCAAAAGTTGCGCGGTTAGCACAGCTTAAACAAGAGGCAGGACTTGATTTTGAGATCGAAGTTGATGGTGGGATCAATGCTGAAACGATCGAGCAAGTAGCTAAAGCAGGCGCCACTGTTGCTGTTGCAGGTTCTTACATTTTTAATGCCTCTGATCCGGTTGAGCAGATCAAATTATTGAAACAAGGTGCTAAAGGCTGA
- the plsX gene encoding phosphate acyltransferase PlsX: MKIAIDAMGGDHAPESVVLGVDQAHAEFKDLEFILYGDEKQIRQYLKAKDRVEIVHTTEVISMNDEPVKAIRRKKDSSLVMAAKAVKEKKADALFSCGNTGALLAAGLLIVGRIKGITRPGLLSTLPVVSGQTGAFNLLDSGANADSKAEHLYQYALLGKYYAENVRGVKNARIGLLNNGTEEHKGNKVTQEAYQLLKADQSLNFVGNVEAKALMQGVCDVVVADGFTGNAVLKAIEGTALGVMSLLKDTIKEAGLKGKLGALLLKDDLKGIKTRMDQSQYGGAVLLGVKAPVVKAHGASDAQTVYYTLKQIKTMLDEDMISEFTSYWQTLATKEA, encoded by the coding sequence ATGAAGATCGCGATCGATGCAATGGGTGGAGATCATGCGCCAGAGAGTGTTGTTTTAGGCGTTGATCAAGCACATGCAGAATTTAAAGACTTAGAGTTTATTTTATATGGGGATGAAAAGCAGATCCGCCAATATTTAAAAGCTAAAGATCGAGTTGAGATCGTCCACACGACTGAAGTTATTTCGATGAATGATGAGCCTGTTAAGGCGATCAGACGAAAAAAAGATTCTTCGCTCGTTATGGCGGCTAAAGCTGTCAAAGAAAAAAAGGCTGACGCGCTTTTTTCTTGTGGAAATACAGGGGCCTTGCTCGCTGCTGGACTTTTGATCGTAGGCAGGATCAAAGGGATCACGCGTCCAGGACTCTTATCGACTTTACCAGTCGTTTCAGGACAAACAGGTGCTTTTAATTTGTTAGATAGTGGGGCAAACGCGGATAGCAAAGCTGAACATTTGTACCAATATGCTTTACTAGGTAAATATTATGCTGAAAATGTACGTGGCGTAAAAAATGCTCGGATCGGACTATTAAATAACGGGACAGAAGAACATAAGGGTAATAAAGTAACACAAGAAGCCTATCAATTATTAAAAGCCGATCAAAGCTTGAATTTTGTCGGAAACGTTGAAGCTAAGGCTTTGATGCAAGGTGTCTGTGACGTTGTTGTCGCCGATGGTTTTACTGGAAATGCAGTCTTAAAGGCGATCGAAGGTACGGCGCTAGGGGTGATGAGCTTATTGAAAGACACGATCAAAGAAGCTGGTCTAAAAGGTAAGTTAGGTGCGTTGTTATTAAAAGATGATCTTAAAGGGATCAAGACACGGATGGATCAATCTCAATATGGGGGCGCCGTTTTACTTGGCGTCAAAGCACCAGTCGTTAAAGCTCATGGGGCAAGTGATGCTCAAACTGTTTACTATACGCTCAAACAGATCAAAACTATGCTAGATGAGGATATGATCTCTGAATTTACAAGTTATTGGCAAACATTAGCAACTAAAGAAGCCTAA
- a CDS encoding peptide ABC transporter substrate-binding protein, which produces MKVKRLFTKTLVVATAGLLLAACSSNKEQSASNKLAEKQELNWSYLAELATLDPSKVTDAYSGDIIGNSMEGLLRIGKNSKVEPGVARKTEVSNNGLTYTFTLRKDAKWSNGDKVTAKDFVYGWQRTVDQKTASPYAYLYSGIQNADAITKGEKAPEELGIKANGDYELVVTLEKPVPYFELLMGFEPFYPQNQKVVEQNGDKFGTDATKTVYNGPFVVEGWTGSNLSWKLKKNEAYWDKKKVKLDTINFKVNKSTSTSYNLYQSKQTDYTTLSSEQAKQLEKTPGYSVLKQARTTYLDFNQTKEVFKNLKVRQALSYAIDRKELAEKIVGGGTLPSSSIVPQGLSEYRGQDFATAAKTTAGVSYNKAKAKQLLKEGLAETGTSKLNLTLLSSDDDISKKAAEFIQSQLEDNLPDVKVSVQNVPLKTRISRAEKGQFDVQLTGWSADFADPISFLDLFTKDNSYNFGKWDNAEYDRLVTASKTTDADNKEKRWEDLVQAAKVLNEQQGAAPLYQVNVPQVVRENVKGLVQNSAGVTNNWKEAYIVN; this is translated from the coding sequence ATGAAAGTCAAACGCCTTTTTACTAAGACTTTAGTTGTTGCTACGGCAGGACTATTATTAGCTGCATGTAGTTCTAATAAAGAACAGAGTGCTTCTAATAAATTAGCTGAAAAGCAAGAGTTGAATTGGAGCTATTTAGCCGAGCTTGCGACCTTAGATCCATCTAAAGTAACAGATGCTTACAGTGGGGATATCATTGGAAACTCTATGGAAGGTCTTTTGCGGATCGGGAAAAATAGTAAAGTTGAACCTGGAGTTGCTCGTAAAACAGAGGTTTCTAATAATGGATTGACTTATACCTTTACTTTACGCAAAGATGCTAAATGGTCAAATGGTGATAAAGTGACAGCTAAAGATTTTGTCTATGGTTGGCAACGAACAGTTGATCAAAAAACAGCTTCACCATACGCTTACTTATATAGCGGGATCCAAAATGCAGATGCGATCACTAAAGGCGAAAAAGCTCCTGAAGAATTAGGGATCAAAGCTAACGGAGATTATGAATTAGTTGTTACTTTAGAAAAACCAGTTCCATATTTTGAACTGTTGATGGGCTTTGAACCGTTCTATCCACAAAATCAAAAAGTTGTTGAGCAAAACGGTGATAAGTTTGGAACAGATGCAACTAAGACAGTTTATAATGGTCCCTTTGTCGTTGAAGGTTGGACAGGTTCAAATCTCAGCTGGAAGTTAAAGAAAAACGAAGCTTATTGGGATAAAAAGAAAGTCAAACTCGATACGATCAATTTTAAAGTCAATAAAAGTACAAGTACCTCATATAACCTCTACCAAAGTAAACAAACTGACTACACGACTTTGAGTAGTGAGCAAGCTAAACAGCTTGAAAAGACTCCGGGATACAGTGTTTTAAAACAAGCACGAACGACATACCTTGATTTTAATCAAACAAAAGAAGTCTTTAAAAACTTAAAGGTCCGTCAAGCACTCTCTTATGCGATCGACCGCAAAGAATTAGCTGAAAAGATCGTTGGTGGTGGAACACTTCCAAGTTCAAGTATCGTACCGCAAGGATTGAGTGAGTACCGTGGACAAGATTTTGCAACTGCTGCTAAAACAACAGCAGGTGTCAGCTATAATAAAGCAAAAGCTAAGCAACTCTTAAAAGAAGGTTTGGCTGAAACTGGAACTTCCAAGTTGAACCTCACTTTATTGAGTAGTGATGATGATATTTCTAAAAAAGCAGCCGAATTTATCCAAAGTCAATTAGAAGATAATTTACCAGATGTTAAAGTATCAGTTCAAAATGTCCCATTGAAGACGCGGATCTCTCGTGCTGAAAAAGGACAGTTTGATGTACAACTTACCGGTTGGTCAGCTGATTTTGCCGATCCGATCAGTTTCTTAGATCTTTTCACAAAAGATAACTCATATAACTTTGGGAAATGGGATAATGCAGAATATGATCGTTTGGTCACGGCTTCAAAAACAACAGATGCCGATAATAAAGAAAAACGTTGGGAAGATCTAGTTCAAGCTGCTAAGGTTTTAAATGAACAACAAGGAGCAGCACCACTTTATCAAGTGAACGTGCCTCAAGTAGTTCGTGAAAATGTCAAAGGGCTCGTACAAAATTCGGCCGGTGTAACTAATAATTGGAAAGAGGCATATATCGTCAATTAA
- the recG gene encoding ATP-dependent DNA helicase RecG encodes MRSLQDPVSVLTGVGPKKLTALNKLGINTIEDLLTYYPFRYDDLAVKQLDQVEDGQKVVLKGKIATAPVVVRFGRAKNRLNFNLLVEHDVLKVTFFNQAYLAKQLTSGQEVAIYGKYDQRRQGLTAMRLITQKNDDLAGVYRASKEITAKTIKSLVEQAYRAYEELLVDIIPVNIREKYRLSSRKEMLHDMHFPNDLSKSQAARRAAIFEEFFKFQLQIQALKRRAQKEDGLLIAYDNQKLRTFIYSLPFELTAAQKRVVNEICHDLHQAKHMNRLLQGDVGSGKTVVAAIAMYAAITAGYQAVLMAPTEILAQQHAQKLAQIFAAFPEVNVALLTSTTNRRSKAKKELLKHLKAGEINALVGTHAVIQDNVEFAKLGLVITDEQHRFGVLQRQALRKKGQKPDTLAMTATPIPRTLAITTYGEMDISVINELPKGRKPIETTWIKKKQFPEALNRVEEQLRLGAQAYVISPLIEESEMLDLQNATETYEKLKQYFAGRYTVALLHGKMAAEEKEKVMADFKAGKYDILVSTTVIEVGVDVSNATMMVILDADRFGLAQLHQLRGRVGRGEKRSYCLLVADPKSEYGSERMKTMVETNDGFVIAQRDLELRGPGDVLGKKQAGLPEFKLGDPISDFNILQVAQAEVFELLARPELLQKAEYVGIRQYLAEVTLGRPGLD; translated from the coding sequence TTGCGTTCGTTGCAAGATCCAGTCAGTGTTTTAACTGGCGTTGGACCTAAGAAATTGACAGCTCTAAACAAATTAGGCATAAATACGATCGAAGATCTACTGACTTATTATCCATTTCGCTACGATGATCTGGCTGTCAAACAATTGGACCAGGTCGAAGATGGACAAAAAGTGGTTTTAAAAGGAAAAATTGCGACGGCTCCCGTCGTTGTTCGCTTTGGACGGGCAAAAAATCGCTTGAATTTTAATCTATTAGTTGAACATGATGTTTTAAAAGTGACCTTTTTTAACCAAGCTTATTTAGCAAAGCAATTAACGAGCGGGCAAGAAGTTGCGATCTATGGTAAATATGATCAAAGGCGCCAAGGTTTGACAGCTATGCGTTTGATCACACAAAAAAATGATGATCTTGCAGGTGTTTACCGTGCTTCAAAAGAGATCACGGCTAAGACGATCAAAAGTTTAGTCGAACAAGCTTATCGGGCCTATGAAGAACTACTCGTTGATATCATCCCAGTGAACATACGGGAAAAATATCGCTTGAGTTCTAGAAAAGAGATGCTCCACGATATGCATTTTCCAAATGATCTTAGCAAAAGTCAGGCGGCGCGACGAGCGGCGATCTTTGAAGAGTTTTTTAAATTTCAACTCCAGATCCAAGCTTTAAAAAGGCGCGCTCAAAAAGAAGACGGTCTTTTAATTGCTTATGATAATCAAAAACTGCGAACTTTTATCTATAGTTTGCCTTTTGAGTTGACGGCGGCTCAAAAGCGCGTCGTCAATGAGATCTGTCATGATCTTCATCAAGCTAAGCATATGAACCGCCTTTTACAAGGTGATGTTGGCTCAGGTAAAACAGTAGTAGCTGCGATCGCGATGTATGCTGCGATCACAGCTGGATATCAGGCTGTTTTGATGGCGCCAACTGAGATCTTAGCCCAACAACATGCGCAAAAGCTAGCGCAGATCTTTGCTGCTTTTCCTGAAGTCAATGTGGCGCTTTTAACGAGCACGACTAATCGCCGTTCAAAAGCTAAAAAAGAACTTTTGAAGCATCTTAAGGCTGGTGAGATCAACGCGTTAGTGGGAACGCATGCTGTGATCCAAGATAACGTCGAATTTGCCAAATTGGGGCTTGTGATCACCGACGAACAACATCGTTTTGGGGTCTTGCAACGCCAAGCTTTACGTAAAAAAGGCCAAAAGCCAGATACATTAGCGATGACAGCAACCCCGATCCCGCGCACGCTAGCGATCACGACTTACGGTGAGATGGATATTTCAGTGATAAATGAGTTACCTAAAGGAAGAAAGCCGATCGAAACGACTTGGATCAAAAAAAAGCAGTTTCCTGAAGCTTTAAACCGAGTAGAAGAACAATTACGTTTAGGTGCGCAAGCTTATGTTATCTCGCCTTTGATCGAAGAATCCGAAATGTTAGACTTGCAAAATGCAACTGAGACTTACGAAAAATTAAAACAATATTTTGCAGGGCGCTATACTGTCGCTTTGCTTCATGGCAAAATGGCTGCTGAGGAAAAAGAAAAGGTCATGGCGGATTTTAAAGCTGGAAAATATGATATTTTAGTTTCAACAACAGTGATCGAAGTTGGTGTCGATGTCAGCAATGCCACGATGATGGTGATCTTAGATGCAGACCGCTTTGGATTAGCTCAACTTCATCAGTTGCGTGGACGAGTTGGGCGAGGAGAAAAACGCTCATATTGTCTTTTAGTCGCAGATCCAAAAAGTGAATACGGAAGTGAGCGGATGAAGACGATGGTCGAAACAAATGATGGCTTTGTGATCGCACAACGTGACCTTGAACTCCGAGGACCAGGTGATGTTTTAGGGAAAAAACAAGCTGGTCTGCCGGAATTTAAATTGGGTGATCCGATCAGCGATTTTAATATCTTACAAGTCGCTCAAGCTGAAGTTTTTGAACTGTTAGCTCGACCTGAACTTTTACAAAAAGCAGAGTATGTTGGAATAAGGCAATATTTAGCAGAAGTTACATTAGGACGTCCAGGTTTGGATTAG
- the rpmB gene encoding 50S ribosomal protein L28, translated as MAKDFVTGRKTTFGKKRSHALNQTNRSWKPNLQKVRILVDGKPKKVWVSARALKSGKVTRV; from the coding sequence ATGGCTAAAGATTTCGTAACAGGTCGTAAGACTACATTCGGTAAGAAGCGTTCACACGCTTTGAACCAAACAAACCGTAGCTGGAAACCAAACTTGCAAAAAGTTCGTATCTTAGTTGACGGTAAGCCTAAAAAGGTATGGGTTTCAGCACGTGCTTTGAAATCCGGTAAAGTTACACGCGTTTAA
- a CDS encoding Asp23/Gls24 family envelope stress response protein, producing MAVKIQNQFGNIDISNEVIATVVGGAATEIFGIVGMASKNQIRDNLNEILKRDNYSKGVVIRQEDEGIAVDVYIIVGYGTKISEVCRNVQDKVKYNLDSMLGITAESVNVIVQGVRVIND from the coding sequence ATGGCTGTAAAAATTCAAAATCAATTTGGAAATATCGATATCAGCAATGAAGTTATCGCAACAGTAGTTGGCGGTGCTGCAACTGAGATCTTTGGGATCGTTGGTATGGCCAGCAAGAACCAAATCAGAGACAATTTAAATGAAATTTTAAAACGCGATAATTATTCTAAAGGGGTCGTTATCCGTCAAGAAGACGAAGGGATCGCAGTCGATGTGTATATTATCGTAGGTTATGGGACTAAGATCTCAGAAGTATGCCGTAACGTTCAAGATAAGGTCAAATATAACTTAGACTCGATGTTAGGCATCACGGCTGAATCAGTGAATGTGATCGTACAAGGTGTGCGGGTCATCAACGACTAG